A genomic region of Salinibacter pepae contains the following coding sequences:
- the mce gene encoding methylmalonyl-CoA epimerase, translating into MAHLDHIGIAVDDTAAVVERFRELLGIAPYKTEAVRDQQVRTHFLDAGSANLELLEALADESPVRRFLDRRGEGLHHIAFEVDALSATMARLQEAGFELLSETPQAGADDKQIVFVHPSQTHGVLVEFCESTTPDWTARTVPRHDGHLAVFERGARDRPSLLVLHGAAGTTQHDAAPLIRRLESSFHVVGVDLSGHGTSALPGDAPLSLDLFAEDVRTVLNALDLPSAHVVGFSLGGGAALRLAQLHPGRVDRLAVFQTNAHWTDDHARRMQARLDLDGLADRAPRRAARLRARHDAPDRLVPALQTFVTTLPDASDTLVQTLPDLDAPTLVAGLDRDPLFELASTRALHDALPNARLAVLPGDTHSLSRAPVSRLASLLANHFLEA; encoded by the coding sequence ATGGCTCACCTCGACCACATCGGCATCGCCGTCGACGACACCGCGGCCGTCGTCGAACGGTTCCGGGAGCTGCTCGGCATTGCCCCCTACAAGACAGAGGCGGTGCGCGACCAGCAGGTGCGGACCCACTTCCTGGATGCCGGCTCGGCCAACCTCGAACTGCTGGAGGCGCTCGCCGACGAGTCTCCGGTTCGGCGCTTTCTGGACCGCCGCGGGGAGGGGCTCCACCACATCGCATTCGAGGTCGACGCCCTGTCGGCCACGATGGCGCGCCTCCAGGAGGCCGGGTTTGAGCTGCTAAGCGAGACGCCCCAGGCCGGGGCGGACGACAAGCAAATTGTGTTTGTGCACCCGAGCCAAACCCACGGGGTCCTGGTGGAGTTTTGTGAATCCACCACACCCGACTGGACGGCCCGAACCGTGCCCCGCCACGACGGGCACCTCGCCGTCTTCGAACGGGGGGCACGGGACCGGCCCTCCCTCCTCGTCCTGCACGGCGCCGCGGGGACGACGCAGCACGACGCGGCCCCCCTCATTCGGCGGTTGGAGTCGTCCTTCCACGTCGTCGGCGTTGACCTGAGCGGACACGGCACGTCGGCCCTGCCTGGGGACGCGCCCCTTTCGCTCGACCTGTTTGCGGAGGACGTACGCACCGTCCTAAACGCGCTCGACCTGCCCTCGGCGCACGTCGTTGGCTTCTCGCTCGGGGGCGGCGCGGCCCTCCGCCTCGCCCAGCTGCACCCCGGGCGGGTCGACCGCCTGGCGGTTTTTCAGACAAACGCCCACTGGACGGACGACCACGCCCGTCGCATGCAGGCGCGGCTCGACCTCGATGGCCTCGCGGACCGGGCCCCGCGCCGCGCAGCGCGCCTCCGGGCCCGCCACGACGCCCCCGACCGCCTCGTGCCGGCCCTCCAGACATTCGTCACCACCCTGCCGGACGCGTCGGACACGCTTGTCCAAACGCTGCCGGACCTCGACGCCCCGACCCTCGTCGCAGGGCTCGACCGGGATCCCCTCTTCGAACTGGCCTCCACCCGGGCCCTCCACGACGCCCTCCCCAACGCGCGACTGGCCGTCCTCCCCGGCGACACCCACAGCCTGTCGCGCGCGCCTGTGAGCCGCCTTGCCTCCCTCCTGGCGAATCATTTCTTGGAGGCATAG
- a CDS encoding aldo/keto reductase, which produces MSLPSYRYLGDTGVKVSPLCLGTMSFGGAADRDTSAAMFRRCREAGINVFDCANVYEDGRSEEILGDLVADCRDEVVLTTKAYFPTAEDPNARGASRYHLVRAVENSLRRLGTDRIDVFFVHRFDEQTRLDETLRALETLVQQGKVLYLGASNFAAWQVMKALGRQRAEGWTPFHVLQPMYNLTKRQAEVELLPMARSEGLGVLSYSPLGGGLLTGKYGVDQRPDDGRLVDNPMYQTRYGADVHYQVAERFTTFAAEQGYDPVSLAVAWVAHHPAITAPIIGARTLAQLEGSLGALDIDMTDDLRAEISALAPTPPPATDRVEERSEHTYGDR; this is translated from the coding sequence ATGTCCCTTCCCTCCTACCGCTACCTCGGCGACACCGGCGTGAAGGTGTCCCCCCTCTGCTTGGGCACCATGTCCTTCGGCGGCGCCGCGGACCGCGACACGTCTGCCGCGATGTTTCGGCGCTGCCGCGAGGCCGGGATCAACGTGTTCGACTGCGCCAACGTGTACGAGGACGGCCGCTCCGAGGAGATCCTGGGCGACCTCGTGGCCGACTGCCGGGACGAGGTCGTCCTCACGACCAAGGCCTACTTTCCGACCGCGGAGGACCCCAATGCCCGCGGGGCAAGCCGGTACCATCTCGTCCGTGCGGTGGAGAACAGCCTGCGGCGGCTCGGCACGGATCGGATCGACGTGTTCTTCGTGCACCGTTTCGACGAGCAGACGCGTCTCGACGAGACCCTCCGCGCCCTCGAGACGCTAGTGCAGCAGGGCAAGGTGCTCTACCTCGGCGCCTCGAATTTCGCCGCCTGGCAGGTGATGAAGGCGCTCGGGCGGCAGCGCGCCGAAGGCTGGACGCCCTTCCACGTCCTCCAGCCGATGTACAACCTCACGAAACGCCAGGCGGAGGTGGAACTCTTGCCGATGGCCCGGAGCGAGGGCCTCGGCGTGCTGTCGTACAGCCCGCTCGGCGGGGGCCTGCTGACCGGCAAGTACGGGGTCGACCAGCGCCCCGACGACGGGCGGCTGGTCGACAACCCGATGTACCAGACCCGATACGGGGCCGACGTGCACTACCAGGTGGCGGAACGGTTTACGACCTTCGCCGCGGAGCAGGGCTACGACCCCGTCTCGCTAGCCGTCGCCTGGGTGGCGCACCATCCCGCGATTACGGCGCCCATCATCGGTGCCCGCACCCTGGCCCAGCTGGAGGGCTCGCTTGGCGCGCTCGACATTGACATGACCGATGACCTGCGGGCCGAAATCAGCGCCCTCGCCCCCACCCCACCGCCGGCCACCGACCGCGTCGAGGAGCGCTCAGAGCACACCTACGGCGACCGCTAA
- the msrA gene encoding peptide-methionine (S)-S-oxide reductase MsrA, whose amino-acid sequence MAFSSRSLWLIGGLFLLTLIGGFYLSAPASDVESSSASAAPAISPVVADTATFAGGCFWCMEPPYDKIDGVASTTSGFAGGEMVDPSYQQVASGATEHTEVVQVVYDSTAVSYDRLLRVYWHNVDPFDGTGQFCDRGSQYRPAIFAHDAQQQRSAERSKDTVAARFDRDIAVQVQSLDAFYAAEQYHQNYYQKNPADYKRYRQGCGRDARLREVWGEAALSDAPLDGTT is encoded by the coding sequence ATGGCCTTCTCATCCCGCTCCCTCTGGCTGATCGGGGGACTGTTTCTGCTCACGCTCATTGGTGGATTTTACCTCTCGGCCCCGGCGTCCGACGTGGAGAGTTCTTCGGCCTCGGCCGCCCCGGCGATCTCGCCGGTCGTGGCGGACACCGCGACCTTTGCCGGGGGGTGCTTCTGGTGCATGGAGCCGCCCTACGACAAGATCGACGGCGTCGCGTCCACCACCTCCGGGTTTGCGGGCGGCGAGATGGTCGATCCCTCCTACCAGCAGGTGGCCAGCGGCGCCACGGAGCACACCGAGGTGGTGCAGGTGGTCTACGACTCCACGGCGGTCTCGTACGACCGGCTGCTGCGGGTCTACTGGCACAATGTCGACCCGTTCGACGGCACCGGACAGTTCTGCGACCGCGGGTCCCAGTACCGCCCCGCCATCTTTGCCCACGACGCCCAGCAGCAGCGAAGCGCCGAGCGGTCGAAGGACACCGTTGCGGCCCGGTTCGACCGGGACATTGCCGTCCAGGTGCAGTCGCTGGATGCCTTCTACGCCGCGGAGCAGTACCACCAGAACTACTACCAGAAAAACCCCGCGGACTACAAGCGCTACCGGCAGGGCTGTGGGCGCGACGCGCGGCTCCGGGAGGTCTGGGGCGAGGCGGCCCTGTCGGACGCACCGCTCGACGGAACGACCTGA
- a CDS encoding AbgT family transporter, whose amino-acid sequence MSSDPAPTDDAPPSWSDRWLNRIERTGNALPDPVTLFFIFIAVVMVASWITHTADVSVVHPGTDETITADNLFSDENIRRLFTDMAETFADFPPLGLVLVVMLGIGVADKTGLISAALKSFVASVPNALLTAALVFAGIMSSLAVDAGYVVVIPLGAVLFYGVGRHPLAGLGAAFAGVSAGFSANLLLTSLDPLLASFTEPAAQLIAEDYSVPVTGNWYLMIGLTPVFVVLGAYITDNIVEPYLGDYEPPEDFDTEGTESGELTDEERRGLRWAGGVTVASILGVVLLAVPEGAPLAEFEALIESIVALMVFLFFLPGLTYGIVVGEIEDDSDVADMMADSMADMGAYIVLAFAAAHFIAMFEWSNLGSIIAISGADALQSIGFTGLPLLFSFIFVSALINLFVGSASAKWAIMAPVFVPMLMLAGDPGYSPETVQAAYRIGDSFTNILTPLLPYFPLVIIFAQRYDEDAGIGSIIALMLPYSVGFGVVSTIVFLLWVLLGVPLGPGAELYYVG is encoded by the coding sequence ATGTCTTCCGATCCCGCCCCCACCGACGACGCCCCTCCGAGCTGGTCCGACCGCTGGCTGAACCGCATCGAGCGCACCGGCAACGCCCTCCCCGACCCGGTCACGCTCTTCTTCATCTTCATCGCGGTCGTGATGGTGGCGTCGTGGATCACGCACACCGCCGACGTGAGCGTGGTGCACCCGGGCACCGACGAGACGATCACCGCCGACAACCTCTTCTCCGACGAAAACATCCGCCGCCTCTTCACGGACATGGCGGAGACGTTCGCCGACTTTCCGCCGCTGGGCCTGGTGCTGGTGGTGATGCTCGGCATCGGGGTGGCGGACAAGACCGGGCTCATCAGCGCGGCGCTCAAGTCGTTCGTCGCCAGCGTGCCGAACGCACTGCTGACGGCGGCGCTCGTCTTTGCCGGCATCATGTCGAGCCTCGCGGTCGACGCCGGGTACGTCGTCGTCATTCCGCTGGGGGCCGTGCTCTTCTACGGCGTGGGGCGCCATCCCCTCGCCGGCCTCGGGGCCGCGTTTGCGGGGGTGTCGGCGGGCTTTAGTGCCAACCTGCTGCTCACCTCCCTCGATCCCCTGCTGGCCAGCTTCACCGAGCCGGCCGCCCAGCTCATCGCGGAGGACTACAGCGTGCCGGTGACGGGCAACTGGTACCTCATGATTGGCCTCACCCCCGTCTTCGTGGTCCTCGGCGCGTACATAACCGATAACATTGTGGAACCCTACCTCGGCGACTACGAGCCGCCGGAGGACTTCGACACCGAGGGGACCGAGTCGGGCGAGCTGACCGACGAGGAGCGGCGCGGGCTGCGCTGGGCCGGGGGCGTCACCGTCGCGTCCATCCTCGGGGTCGTCCTGCTCGCCGTGCCGGAGGGCGCGCCGCTGGCCGAGTTCGAGGCGCTGATCGAGAGCATCGTCGCCCTCATGGTGTTTCTGTTTTTCCTGCCCGGCCTCACCTACGGCATCGTGGTGGGCGAGATCGAGGACGACTCCGACGTGGCCGACATGATGGCCGACTCCATGGCCGACATGGGCGCGTACATCGTTCTGGCCTTCGCCGCGGCCCACTTCATCGCCATGTTCGAGTGGTCCAACCTCGGCTCCATCATCGCCATCAGCGGCGCCGACGCCCTGCAGAGCATCGGCTTTACGGGGCTGCCGCTCCTGTTTTCGTTCATCTTTGTGTCGGCGCTCATCAACCTGTTCGTGGGCAGCGCCTCCGCAAAGTGGGCCATCATGGCGCCTGTCTTCGTGCCGATGCTCATGCTGGCGGGCGATCCCGGCTACTCCCCCGAAACGGTCCAGGCGGCCTACCGCATCGGGGATTCGTTCACGAACATTCTCACCCCGCTCCTCCCCTACTTCCCTCTCGTCATCATCTTCGCCCAGCGGTACGACGAGGACGCCGGGATCGGGAGCATCATCGCCCTCATGCTCCCCTACTCCGTCGGCTTCGGAGTCGTGAGCACGATCGTCTTCCTCCTGTGGGTGCTGCTGGGCGTGCCGCTCGGGCCCGGCGCGGAGCTCTACTACGTGGGGTAG